Below is a window of Myxococcaceae bacterium JPH2 DNA.
CCCGCCAGAAGTTGAGGGACAGGAGCACGCCGGCGAGCACGATGCCGCCGACCACGATGCCAAGCTGGGTGAAGACGTGCATGCGCGGGCGACCGTCAGCGCCGGGACGCCGACGCGGGCAGGTGCTGCCAACGCGCCAGGTCCGCGGCGGTGAGCGGATCCTCGCCGCGCAGGAACTGCTCCAGGTGACCCAGCGAGTCCTGTCCCCAGAACAGCTCGCCATCCGCCAGGACGGAGGGCACGCCGAACGCGCCCGCCGCCAGCGCCGCCTCGGTGTCGCGGCGCACGCGCTCCTTGACCTCGTCCGAGCGGGCCGCGGCCAGGAGCGCCGGGGCATCCAGCCCCACGGACGCGATGACGGCGCCCACCTGCTCCGGCGTCTCGATGCCCGTGCCGCCGCCCCAGGTGGCCGCGTAGAGCGCCGAGATGAGCCGCGCGCGCGCCTCGGGCTCGCTCACCGCCGCCGTCACGCGCAGCGCGAGGAGCGGATTGAACGGATGCGCGGGCGGGGGCGCGAAGGGCACGCCCAGGTCATGGGCCAGTCGGAAGGTCTGCTTGAAGACCCACACGCGCTTGGGCGGAATCTCCGCGGGGCCAATGGAGCCCAGCGCGTTGAGCATCCCCGCGAAGAGGACGGGCACCGGCTCCAGCGCGCGCCCGTGCCGCGCGGCCAGCGCGGGCATCCGCGTCCAGGCGAGGTACGCGTAGGGTGAGATGTAGTCGAAATAGAAGCGCAGCGGGGCATTCGCCATGGCGGGCACTCTACCCCTCCCACCCGAGGCGCGGGGAAGCCGGGCCCACCGCTCAGGCCGTGCGCTTCACCAGACACTGGCGCTGCATCGCGCCCCGCAGCGACTCGGCCAGCGCATGGAGGTTCACCGCCTTCGCCGCGAGGAAGGCGCGCTCGGCGATCTCCAGCTCGCGCACCGAGTCCTCGGGCGCGGGCTGGCGCTCCGCATGGGCGAGGTAGACGTGGCCCACCTGGAGGACGTTGCCCGTGGCCTCGGCCAGGAGCAGCGCGCGCCGCAGGTGCTGCGCGCCTTCTTCCGCGGGCACCAAGGGCGCCAGGGCCCGGCGCGCCAGGATTTCGTCCCAGGGATTGGCCAGCACGGGATCCAACGCGCGAGCCAGCGCGGCCTCCGCCGCGGTGCGCGCCGCCGCGAGGTTGCCCTGCTCCCGCTCGAAGCGGGACTCGTACACGCGCACCAGCGTCTCCATGCGCAGGTGGCCCGCGCGCGCGGCCTCCAGCGCCCGCGGCAGCGACTCGCGCGCCGCCGCCGCGTCCTCGAACAGCACGTCCCGGCACGCCTGGTACACGCGCACGTGGTACTGCAGCCGCTGATCCTCCGGCATCACCCGCGCGAGCGACTCCGCGCGCGCCACCACCGCGGCCACCAGCTCGTGCTCGCCGCGCTCCAGGTAGTACGGCGGCGTGAAGACGGCGAGGTTGCGCTCCATCAACCGGGGGTTGCCCAGCCGGCGCACCAGCTCGGCCTTCTCGGTGAACGCGGGCACGAACGCGGCGCCGTCTCCGGTGAAGGCCGCGCGCGCCACGCGCGAGAACAGGTGGAAGGCGCGCACGTCCAGGAAGCCGTAGGCCTCCGCGAGCGCCAGCCCCTCGTGGACGACCTCTTCGTCCAGCGGCTCACCGCGCAGGGCGCGGTTGACGTTCATCAAGTAGCCGCCCATCCCCAGCGCCCACGCGAGTCGCCGAGGCGGCCGGCCCACCAGGTTGCGGAAGCCCCGCAGCCGCTCCACCTGCTCGCGCTGCGCCTCCAGCACGCCGGCCCACTGGCCGCTGTATGCGCTGAGCGAAGCGCGCGCGATGAGCACGCCCGCGCGATACGGCGAGTCCTCCGGGTGCTCGGCCTTCACGCGCTCCTGGAGCCGCTCGAAGTCCTCGGTGCGCCCCAGCACGGTCAGCGCCATGCTCTCCAGGATGCGCAGCTCGGAGTGCTTCCAGAAGACATCCACCGGCGCCATGCGCGCATCCACCGCCACCTCGCGGAAGAGCGGGCACAGCCGCTCCGCGCGCTCGGTCGCCGAGCCCTCCCGCGCGGACTCCAACCTCGCGAGCGCCTCGCGTCGGCCCAGCTCCAGCGCAGGTGACGCGGCCCAGTGCGCGGACAGGCGCTCCGCGTACGTCAGCGACGTGGGCGGGTCACTCGAATAGCCCACCTCCACCAGCGACACCCACGTGCGCAGCAGCTGATCCGCGCGCTCCGGGAAGTCTGGCGCCACCTCCAGGAGCCCCGCGGCCTCCGTCAGCAGCAGCGTGGCATCCAGCAGCGCCTGGGCCTCGATGGCGGCGCGCCCCGCCTCCAGCAACGGCACGATGGCGCGCTGAGGCTCCTCCGAGCGCGCGAAGTGCCAACCCACCGCCCGAGCCAGGCCCTTTCTTTGCGCGTGCAGCGCCTGGAGCGCGCGAGCCACCCGGCCATGATGGACGCGCCGCTCGGCCTCGGGCGTGGTGTCGTAGACGGCCTGGTGCACGGTGTCGTGCGTGAAGACGTAGCGGCCCTCCACCTCCTGGAGGAACTGCCGCTCGACGATGCCATCGAGCACCGCGAACAGCTCCGCCTCGGGCAGCTCCGCCAGCGCGCGCACGAGCGGGAGATCCAACAACCGACCCGCGGGCGCGAGCCGCCGCAAGAGCGCCACCTGCTCCTGGGGCGCGCTCGCCAGTCGCGCCAGCACCGCGTCCTGGATGCTCGCGGGCAGCTCGCGCGTGCCCAGGTCCTCGGCCGCGCTCCAACGTCCGCCCACGCGCGTGAGCGCCCCCGCCTCCACCAGCATGCGCAGGCACTCGGTGGCGAAGAACGCGTTGCCGCCTGTCGTGGCATGCAGCCGCGTCACGAAGCCCTCCGGCATGGACAAGCCCGGCAGCGCCAGCTCCACCAACGTGCCCACGTGCGCCGCGGACAAGGGCTCCAGGTCCAGCCGCGCGGTGAGCTTCTCGTCCACCGTCTGGAAGGCCAGGCTCAGCCGGCTCAGCTCACCGGAGCGGAAGCTGCCTACCAGCATTCCGCGCGTGCCGTGCAGCGCGCGGATGAGCACGTTGAGCACCTCCAGCGAGGCGCTGTCCGCCCACTGCAGGTCCTCGAAGCACAGCACGAAGGGCAACCGCTGCCCCAGCGCGCGCACCCACTCGGCCAGCGCCTCGAAGAACGCCAGCTTCTCCTCGCCCTCCTCGCGCAGCGCTCCCTCGGGCGCGTCCGAGGACAGCCACGGCAACAGGCGCGACAGCCTGGGCGACAGCCGCTCCAGCATCTCCGTGGGCGTGTGCGGCAAGAGGCACCGCAAGGCCTGCGTCACGGGCGTCAGCGGCGCCAGTCCCTCCGCGCGACACTGGCCTCGACCGAAGGGCAGCTCCGCGAGCTTCGCCTGCAGCTCGAACTCTTGCAGCAGCCGCGTCTTGCCCACGCCCGCGGGCGCGCCGATGAGCACCGCGCGCGACTGGCCCCAGTCCGCCTCGGCCAGGCCGTTCATCAGGCCCTCCAGCTCCGCTTCGCGCCCCACCACTTCGGGCACGTGGAGGTAGCTGGCTCGCGCGGACAGCGGCTCCTCGGGCAGCGGCTCGCCGCTGGCGTGGCACAGCGCCTCCAGGAGTTCACCCGCGTCCTGGAAGCGCTCGCGCGGATCCTTCGCCATGAGCAGGAGGATGATCTCCTCCAGGTGCGGATCCACCGGGCAGAGGCTGGAGGGCCGCGGCGGCGGGCGCGTCAGGTGATCCGCCAGCAGCACCGCGGGGTTGGTGCGCTTGAACGGCAGCCGACGCGTGGCCAGGTAGTAGGCCATCACGCCCAGCGAGTAGAGGTCCGCGCGCCCGTCGATGCTCGCGCCGCGCTGCCACTCCGGCGCCAGGTACTCCAGCGTCCCCTTGAGGCGGCCCGGGCTCGGCGTGCCCAGCTGGTGCATCACGCCGAAGTCCATCAGCTTCACCGCGCCGGACTCGGTGATGCGCACGTTGCTCGCCTTGATGTCGCAGTGCACGTAGAGGCGCGAGTGGATGAACGCCAACACCTGCGCCATCTGGATGAGCACCCGGTACAGCGCGCTCGCCTCCATCGGCACGTCCCGCACGAGCGTGCTCAGGTCCTGCCCGCCCACCACTTCCATCGTGATGAAGCGATTGCCCGCCTCGGTCAGTCCGCAGTCGAACACGCGCAGCGTGGACGGGTGCTGCAGCTTCTTCATGGCGAAGAACTCGTGCCGGAACATCAGCACCAGGTCCTCCACCTTCGACTGCGTCAGCCCCGCGGGGACCTGCATCTCCTTGAGCGCCACGCGGCGCATCTCGTGCGTGTCGTCCGCCAGCCAGATGCGGCCCATGCCGCCCTCGCCCAACAGCGACGCCACCCGGTAGCGGCCCGTCACCACCATCCCCGGCTCCAACGAGCGGCGCTCCCCCAACCCCGCCCACGGCAAGGTGACGGGTGTGCGCGGCCGCTCCCCCCAGGTGCTGGAGGACGCGCGCGTGCGCTCGTCGAGGACCGTCGTTTTCTCTTCGTCGCTCACACGATGGGTCAAGCCGGGCTAATTCAGAAGTCAGAGGAATATCACGTTTTCATGGGAACGACGCAGGGTGGGAGAGGTGGGAACACACCAAGTTGGACACTTTCGAGGAAAGCTGGGTCCGACATCGCCTCCATCCACGCACCGGGTGGGTGAGACCGCGCGTCTGTCCGCCCCCACCGCGCCCAAGCGAGTCGGACGCACGGGTGTCCAGGGCGCGCGAGACGCCGCAGCTTGAGACACGCGGGCGCGAGCGCGACCCAAGGAAAGGCGAGTCACCATGGCCAGCCCCCAGCACGAAGACTTCCAGCCGCGAGATCGCGGCCAGGTCGAGGACGCCCTCGACCGTGACGCCGCCGAGACGAGCCGGGAGTTGTCCGCGCGCGCGGACGTGGACCCCAGCCCCCTCGAGGAGACACCGTGGGAGGCGAGCGTGGAGCGCGGCGAACAGTGGACGACGGAGAAGAAGACGCCGCCCAAACGCTAGGGCACAGTCGCCCTCCATGGGGTGGCACGGACCTCTTGCTCGGTACCGGACAGTGGGGGGATGCTGCGTGCCCGTCCCTCTGGCGCGAAGGCCGCGCCCATGCGCCGGACACTGGTCCCCTCGGAGTCGAAGCCCGTGAAGCCCAAGGTCCTCATCGTCGAGAACTCCTGGACCATGCGCGAGACGCTGCGGCTCTTGCTGTCCGGTGAGTTCGACTGCACGGTGTCCGCCGACGGCGAAGCGGGGCTGGCGCTGGCGCTGGCGCAGCCGCCGGACCTGCTCCTGTCGGACGTGAACATGGACGGCCTGGATGGCTACGCGCTGTGCCGTCGGTTCCGCGCCGAGCCGAGCCTCCAGCACATCCCCGTCGTCTTCGTCAGCGGCTACGCACCGCGTCCAGGCGAAGCCGCCGAGCAGCCCGGACCGGATGCGTACCTGGTGAAGCCCGTGAAGCCCGCGGTGCTCATCGCGCAGCTCCATGCCGTGCTGCAGCGCGCGCGGGGCGCCGCGGCGGAGCGGGCAGCGGGCGAGCGCTGAGCCGCTCTCACGGCGAGCGGACCGGAAGAAACGGCCGAGTGAGCGCGTTGGCGCCGATGTCGGAGCCCGAACGCGCGTCCTGGGTTGCACGCTGACCCGGGGCGTCTGGCGGGCTATATGTCCCCCCGCTCATTTCTTTTCGTCCCGAGGTCCTTCGCGTGATCAACGCCATTCCCCGCGTCCCCGCTCCCAAGAACGAGCCCGTCCTTTCGCACGCCCCCGGCACGCCGGAGCGCGCCGAGCTCCAGGCCACGCTCAAGCGCATGAGCGGCGAGAAGATCGAGATCCCCGTCGTCATCGGCGGCAAGCACATCCGCACCGGCAAGACGGACACCGTGCGCATGCCGCACAAGCACCAGCACGTGCTGGCCACGCTGCACGAGGCGGATGCCAGCCACGTGGAGCAGGCCATCCAGAACGCCCTCTCCGTCAAGGAAGAGTGGGCGCGGATGCCCTTCCACGCGCGCGCCGCCATCTTCCTGCGCGCCGCGGAGCTGCTGGCCACGCGCTACCGCCCGCTGCTCAACGCGTCCACCATGCTGGGCCAGTCGAAGACGGCGCATCAGGCGGAGATCGACGCGTCCTGCGAGCTCATCGACTTCCTGCGCTACAACGTCCACTTCGCCGAGCAGATCCTCTCCACGCAGCCGGAGAACTCGCCGCAGACGTGGAACATGCTGGACTACCGGCCGCTGGACGGCTTCGTGTTCGCCGTCGCGCCGTTCAACTTCTCGTCCATCGCCGTCAACCTGGCCGTGACGCCCGCCATCATGGGCAACGTGGTGCTGTGGAAGCCGTCCTCCACCGCGGCGCTCAGCGCGTGGTACGGCCTGGAGCTGTTGCGCGAGGCGGGCCTGCCCGACGGCGTCATCAACATGCTGCCCGGCGACGGTCCCACCGTGGGCAACCCGGTGATGGCCAGCCCGCACCTGGGCGGCATCCACTTCACCGGCTCCACGCCGACCTTCAACAGCATGTGGCGCACCGTGGGCGAGAACATCGGCCGCTACAAGCAGTACCCGCGGCTGGTGGGCGAGACGGGCGGCAAGGACTTCATCTTCGCGCACGCGTCCGCGGCGGATGACCTGGAGGCGCTCGCCGTCGCCATCGTCCGGGGCGGCTTCGAGTACCAGGGCCAGAAGTGCTCGGCGGCCAGCCGCGTCTACGTGCCCGAGTCGCTGTGGGGCAAGCTCAAGCCGCGCCTCCAGGAGCTGATCCACGAGCTGCGCATGGGCGACGTGGCGGACTTCCGCAACTTCATGGGCGCCGTCATCGACGAGAAGTCCTTCAAGAAGGTCTCCTCGTACATCGAGCTGGCGAAGACGGGCGGCAGCGAGGCGACCATCGTCGCCGGCGGCGAGACGGACCGCAGCGAGGGCTGGTTCGTGCGCCCCACGCTGGTGCAGCTGACCAACCCGCGCCACCGCATCATGCAGGAGGAAATCTTCGCGCCGCTGGTGGGCCTGCACGTCTACCCGGACAACCGCTTCGAGGAGACGCTGCGCGAGTGCGACCAGTCCGCAGCCTACGCGCTCACGGGCGCGGTGTTCGCGCGCGACCGCAAGGCCATCGAGACCATGCAGCGCGAGCTGCGCCACGCGGCGGGCAACTTCTACATCAACGACAAGCCCACGGGCGCCGTCGTGGGTCAGCAGCCCTTCGGCGGCTCGCGCGCGTCGGGCACGAACGACAAGTCGGGCTCGATGATCAACCTGTTCCGCTGGAGCAGCCCGCGCACCATCAAGGAGAACTTCGTCCCGCCGACGAAGGTCGCCTATCCGTTCATGGACGTGGATCCGCGCGAGGGGAAGTAAGCCTCACCCATGAGTGCTCCGTTCCCGGGCATCGCGGGTCTGGACACCTATGCCTTGCGTGATGGCGAGTGCCGCGTGGAGGTCATCCCCTCCCGCGGCGCGCTCGTCACGCGCATGGTGGTGGGAGGCGACGAGGTCCTCTTCCTCGACGCCGCCTCCGTGGCCGACCCTTCCAAGAACGTGCGGGGCGGCATCCCCGTGCTGTTTCCCATCGCTGGCCCGCTGCCGGGCGACACGTATCCGGCGGAGCGCAAGGCGTACACCCTGCCGCAGCACGGCTTCGCGCGGCGGCTGCCGTGGACCGTGCGGCAGGCGGAGGACTCGCTCTTGGTGGTGGGCCTGTCCTCCTCCGAGGAGACGCTGAAACAGTTCCCCTGGGCGTTCGATGCGCAGCTCACCTTCTCGCTGGTGGGCCACCGCCTCACGCTGGACTTCGACGTGGAGAACCGGGACTCGCGGCCCTTGCCGCTGCACCTGGGCTTCCACCCGTACTTCAGCGTCCCCGACGCAGCGAAGGCCGAGGCGCGCGTGGACACCGACGCCACGCACGCGTGGGACAACCACCACAAGCGAGAGGTGCCCTTCACGGGGTTCGACCTCACGCTCGATGAAGTGGACCTGCACCTGCGCGACCACTCGCGTCCTGGCACCCGCCTGGACCGAGGGCCGGGCCTGCGTCCGGTGACGCTCTCGTGGAGCCCCGAGTTCCGCCTGCTCGTCGTGTGGACGTTGAAGGGGAAGGACTTCGTCTGCGTGGAGCCCTGGACTGCGGCCGGGGGCGCGCTCGCCACCGGTGAGGGCCTGCTGCACGTGGCGCCGGGGGAGCGCGCGTCGCTCGCCTTCGACATCGAGGCCTGACGTCTTGCCCGAGGGGCACGCGGACCTCCGCTCGCCCCGCCCTCCCCTCCCCGCTTGCCTCCGGGCGCGCGCATCCCCAAGCCGTGGGAGGAGGGTCGTCATGTCCAACAGGTCCAGGCCGAGCCCCGGAGGACAGGGGCGTGCGTTGCTCCTCATGTTCTTGTGCTGGGGTGTCCTCGCGCCGCTGTCCGCGCGAGCGGCCACGGTGCGCACCGGGCAGGTGGTGACGGTGGGGCCCCAGGAGATCATCAACGATGACCTCTACGTCTTCGCGAGAGAGGTCCACGTCGAAGGCACGGTGCGGGGCGACGTGGTGGCGGCCGGGCAGAAGGTGGACGTCACTGGCACCGTGGGCGGCGACGTGCAGACCGCCGCGAGCGAGACGCACCTGTCCGGGCGCATCGCCGGCAGCGTGCGGGCAGCCAGCAACGTGCTCGACCTGAGCGGTCCGGTGGGCAAGGACGCCATGCTCGCCGCGAATGACCTGCGGATGGGCCGCTCCGCCAGCGTGGGGGGCGACCTCTTCTTCGCGGGCAACCGCGCCGAGGTGGCTTCACCGGTGAAGGGCCGGCTCCAGGCCGCGGCGCAGACGCTCATCGTCTCCGCGCCCGTGGGAGGCGACGTGCACGCGCAGGTGGACACGCTGCGGCTCACGAGCGGCGCCGACGTGCACGGCAACCTGAGCTATCGCGGCGGAGAGGGCGCCATCATCGACCCAGGCGCTTCCGTGGCGGGTCAGCTCGAGCGCCTCCCCGTGCAGCACCGACGCGCGGGCCCGCTCATGCTCGCGTACACGTGGGTCCGCTCGGTGGTGGGCCTCTTCGCGCTGGGCATGGTGGTCGCGCTGCTGTCACCTCGCTTCGCGCGCCGCGCGCCCGCAGTGCTTCGAGAGCAACCGTGGAAGAGCCTGGGCTGGGGCGCGGTGCTCTTCTTCGGTCTGCCCGTGCTCGCGGCCGGGGTGTTCTTCGTGGGTGCGCTGGTGGGCGGCTGGTGGCTGGGGTTGTTCGTGCTGGCCGTGTATGCGCTGGGCCTCGTCCTCGCGTTCCCGGTCGTCGGGATGATGGTGGGCCAGTGGCTGATGCAGCGCTTCGGGCGCGCGGGCACTTCGCTCGCGCTGAGCTTGCTGGTGGGGCTGATGCTGTTGATGGCGGTGCGCTGGGTGCCGCTCGTGGGTGGGCTCGTGGCCCTGGCCACGGTGCTGTTCGGCCTGGGCGCGATGACCCTCGCGGCCGCGCGCGGCCGAGGCCCCTTGGAGGCCCCGACCTGAGTCACGCCGCGGCGCGCGACTATCCCGCGTGCGCGATGAGCGGGAAGGACAGCGGCCCGCGCACGGTGAGCGACCCGTTCCACTTCAGCGGCCCCGCGGCGCTGAAGCCG
It encodes the following:
- a CDS encoding response regulator — its product is MKPKVLIVENSWTMRETLRLLLSGEFDCTVSADGEAGLALALAQPPDLLLSDVNMDGLDGYALCRRFRAEPSLQHIPVVFVSGYAPRPGEAAEQPGPDAYLVKPVKPAVLIAQLHAVLQRARGAAAERAAGER
- a CDS encoding protein kinase, whose amino-acid sequence is MVVTGRYRVASLLGEGGMGRIWLADDTHEMRRVALKEMQVPAGLTQSKVEDLVLMFRHEFFAMKKLQHPSTLRVFDCGLTEAGNRFITMEVVGGQDLSTLVRDVPMEASALYRVLIQMAQVLAFIHSRLYVHCDIKASNVRITESGAVKLMDFGVMHQLGTPSPGRLKGTLEYLAPEWQRGASIDGRADLYSLGVMAYYLATRRLPFKRTNPAVLLADHLTRPPPRPSSLCPVDPHLEEIILLLMAKDPRERFQDAGELLEALCHASGEPLPEEPLSARASYLHVPEVVGREAELEGLMNGLAEADWGQSRAVLIGAPAGVGKTRLLQEFELQAKLAELPFGRGQCRAEGLAPLTPVTQALRCLLPHTPTEMLERLSPRLSRLLPWLSSDAPEGALREEGEEKLAFFEALAEWVRALGQRLPFVLCFEDLQWADSASLEVLNVLIRALHGTRGMLVGSFRSGELSRLSLAFQTVDEKLTARLDLEPLSAAHVGTLVELALPGLSMPEGFVTRLHATTGGNAFFATECLRMLVEAGALTRVGGRWSAAEDLGTRELPASIQDAVLARLASAPQEQVALLRRLAPAGRLLDLPLVRALAELPEAELFAVLDGIVERQFLQEVEGRYVFTHDTVHQAVYDTTPEAERRVHHGRVARALQALHAQRKGLARAVGWHFARSEEPQRAIVPLLEAGRAAIEAQALLDATLLLTEAAGLLEVAPDFPERADQLLRTWVSLVEVGYSSDPPTSLTYAERLSAHWAASPALELGRREALARLESAREGSATERAERLCPLFREVAVDARMAPVDVFWKHSELRILESMALTVLGRTEDFERLQERVKAEHPEDSPYRAGVLIARASLSAYSGQWAGVLEAQREQVERLRGFRNLVGRPPRRLAWALGMGGYLMNVNRALRGEPLDEEVVHEGLALAEAYGFLDVRAFHLFSRVARAAFTGDGAAFVPAFTEKAELVRRLGNPRLMERNLAVFTPPYYLERGEHELVAAVVARAESLARVMPEDQRLQYHVRVYQACRDVLFEDAAAARESLPRALEAARAGHLRMETLVRVYESRFEREQGNLAAARTAAEAALARALDPVLANPWDEILARRALAPLVPAEEGAQHLRRALLLAEATGNVLQVGHVYLAHAERQPAPEDSVRELEIAERAFLAAKAVNLHALAESLRGAMQRQCLVKRTA
- the pruA gene encoding L-glutamate gamma-semialdehyde dehydrogenase, giving the protein MINAIPRVPAPKNEPVLSHAPGTPERAELQATLKRMSGEKIEIPVVIGGKHIRTGKTDTVRMPHKHQHVLATLHEADASHVEQAIQNALSVKEEWARMPFHARAAIFLRAAELLATRYRPLLNASTMLGQSKTAHQAEIDASCELIDFLRYNVHFAEQILSTQPENSPQTWNMLDYRPLDGFVFAVAPFNFSSIAVNLAVTPAIMGNVVLWKPSSTAALSAWYGLELLREAGLPDGVINMLPGDGPTVGNPVMASPHLGGIHFTGSTPTFNSMWRTVGENIGRYKQYPRLVGETGGKDFIFAHASAADDLEALAVAIVRGGFEYQGQKCSAASRVYVPESLWGKLKPRLQELIHELRMGDVADFRNFMGAVIDEKSFKKVSSYIELAKTGGSEATIVAGGETDRSEGWFVRPTLVQLTNPRHRIMQEEIFAPLVGLHVYPDNRFEETLRECDQSAAYALTGAVFARDRKAIETMQRELRHAAGNFYINDKPTGAVVGQQPFGGSRASGTNDKSGSMINLFRWSSPRTIKENFVPPTKVAYPFMDVDPREGK
- a CDS encoding aldose epimerase, with translation MSAPFPGIAGLDTYALRDGECRVEVIPSRGALVTRMVVGGDEVLFLDAASVADPSKNVRGGIPVLFPIAGPLPGDTYPAERKAYTLPQHGFARRLPWTVRQAEDSLLVVGLSSSEETLKQFPWAFDAQLTFSLVGHRLTLDFDVENRDSRPLPLHLGFHPYFSVPDAAKAEARVDTDATHAWDNHHKREVPFTGFDLTLDEVDLHLRDHSRPGTRLDRGPGLRPVTLSWSPEFRLLVVWTLKGKDFVCVEPWTAAGGALATGEGLLHVAPGERASLAFDIEA
- a CDS encoding DsbA family protein — encoded protein: MANAPLRFYFDYISPYAYLAWTRMPALAARHGRALEPVPVLFAGMLNALGSIGPAEIPPKRVWVFKQTFRLAHDLGVPFAPPPAHPFNPLLALRVTAAVSEPEARARLISALYAATWGGGTGIETPEQVGAVIASVGLDAPALLAAARSDEVKERVRRDTEAALAAGAFGVPSVLADGELFWGQDSLGHLEQFLRGEDPLTAADLARWQHLPASASRR